From a single Herbiconiux sp. SALV-R1 genomic region:
- a CDS encoding PTS sugar transporter subunit IIA — protein sequence MASSIEPLHDLSDHAIALHRTVADWRGAVLAAAEALQADGRCEEGYGERMIALVEEYGPYIVIAPGLALAHARPGPDVLSAGLALVTLDEPVAFGHAHNDPVSVVIGLAATEADQHVASVAALANVFNDESVVPALAAAETPTEVRRLLGATAGAELS from the coding sequence GCTTCCTCGATCGAACCCCTGCACGATCTCTCCGATCACGCCATCGCCCTCCACCGCACCGTCGCGGACTGGCGGGGAGCGGTGCTCGCGGCGGCCGAGGCGCTCCAGGCCGACGGGCGCTGCGAGGAAGGCTACGGCGAGCGGATGATCGCGCTGGTCGAGGAGTACGGCCCCTACATCGTCATCGCACCCGGGCTCGCCCTGGCGCACGCGCGGCCGGGGCCCGACGTACTGTCGGCGGGTCTGGCACTCGTGACCCTCGACGAGCCGGTCGCTTTCGGGCACGCGCACAACGACCCGGTGTCGGTGGTGATCGGGCTCGCCGCCACCGAGGCCGACCAGCACGTCGCCTCGGTCGCGGCGCTCGCGAACGTGTTCAACGACGAGTCGGTGGTGCCGGCGCTCGCCGCTGCCGAGACGCCCACCGAGGTGCGGCGGCTGCTCGGCGCGACGGCCGGCGCTGAACTATCCTGA